Proteins from a genomic interval of Zingiber officinale cultivar Zhangliang chromosome 2A, Zo_v1.1, whole genome shotgun sequence:
- the LOC122040955 gene encoding probable UDP-arabinose 4-epimerase 2 codes for MKETSPMLPSNRNRNQPRAVRPWPLAGMDYPDTRRKPHIIGKLIMAVILTAFCILILKQSPGFMATSVFSQHEPGVTHVLVTGGAGYIGSHAALRLLKDSYRVTIVDNLSRGNLGAIKVLQQLFPEPGKLQFIYADLGDARAVNRIFAENAFDAVMHFAAVAYVGESTLEPLRYYHNITANTLVILEAMAAHGVKTLIYSSTCATYGEPEKMPITELTPQNPINPYGKAKKMAEDIILDFSKKSDMAVMILRYFNVIGSDPEGRLGEAPRPELREHGRISGACFDAALGIIPGLKVKGTDYTTSDGTCIRDYIDVTDLVDAHVKALDKAMPNKVGIYNVGTGKGRSVKEFVEACKKATGVNIKVDYLERRPGDYAEVYSDPSKINRELNWTAHYTKLEESLSISWRWQKLHPSGYSSQ; via the exons ATGAAGGAAACTTCTCCCATGCTACCTAGCAACAGGAACAGAAATCAGCCTAGAGCTGTCAGACCTTGGCCGCTTGCAG GAATGGATTACCCAGATACGAGACGCAAGCCTCATATTATTGGGAAACTGATTATGGCTGTTATACTGACAGCCTTCTGCATACTGATTCTGAAGCAATCACCGGGTTTCATGGCCACTAGTGTG TTTTCACAGCATGAACCTGGAGTGACTCATGTCTTAGTGACTGGTGGCGCCGGCTATATTGGTTCCCATGCTGCACTTCGACTCTTAAAGGACTCATACCGTGTTACAATAGTG GATAACCTCTCCAGAGGAAACCTTGGAGCTATTAAGGTTCTCCAGCAACTATTTCCAGAGCCCGGAAAACTTCAATTTATTTATGCAGATTTAGGAGATGCAAGAGCT GTTAATCGGATCTTCGCTGAAAATGCTTTTGATGCTGTTATGCATTTTGCGGCTGTAGCTTATGTTGGTGAAAGCACACTTGAACCGCTTAG GTACTATCATAATATCACTGCAAATACTTTGGTGATTCTTGAAGCTATGGCAGCACATGGCGTTAAAACTCTTATTTACTCGAGTACTTGTGCTACTTATGGAGAACCCGAGAAGATGCCAATTACAGAGCTAACTCCTCAG AATCCTATCAACCCATATGGGAAGGCTAAGAAAATGGCAGAGGACATTATCCtagatttttcaaagaaatcggacATGGCAGTCATGATATTGAG ATATTTCAATGTCATTGGATCTGATCCAGAAGGAAGATTAGGTGAAGCCCCTAGACCTGAACTCAGGGAACATGGACGGATTTCTGGTGCTTGCTTTGATGCAGCTTTAGGCATCATACCCGGATTAAAG GTTAAAGGAACAGACTACACAACCAGTGATGGAACTTGTATCAGAGACTATATTGATGTTACTGATCTCGTGGATGCTCATGTAAAAGCTCTTGACAAGGCGATGCCTAACAAAGTCGGCATATACAATGTTGGTACCGGAAAAG GTAGGTCTGTCAAAGAATTTGTTGAGGCCTGCAAAAAAGCCACCGGGGTGAACATCAAAGTTGATTACCTCGAGCGCAGGCCAGGTGACTATGCCGAAGTGTATAGTGATCCATCTAAAATCAATCGTGAGCTGAATTGGACGGCACACTACACCAAACTTGAGGAGAGCCTTTCAATTTCTTGGAGGTGGCAGAAATTGCATCCGAGCGGCTATAGTTCACAGTGA